From the genome of bacterium:
CGTGCCGCAGATGAACATCCTGGTGGTCGGCGCCCCGGTCCGCCTCGGCGTCGGCCTGATCGCCCTCGCCTTCTCGCTCCACGTCTTCGCGCCGCTCGTCGCCGAGTCGATCGACGCGGCCTCCCGCGACGCCGGCCAGTTCCTGAAGGCCCTGGCGGCGCGGGGCTGAGGAGGGGCGATGGCCGGCAAGGACAACCGCACCGAGAAACCGACCCAGAAGCGGATCCGCAAGGCGTACGAAGACGGGAACATCGTCCGCAGCCAGGAAGTCGGACAGGCCCTCTCGCTCGCCGCGTTCATGCTCTGGAGCGGCTTCGCCGGCGGCGCGTTCCTCTACGGCCTGATGAACGTGGTGCGCCGCGGGATCGCCGCGGCGGCCAAGCCGGACGACCCCTCGGCGCTGGTGACCGCCTTCTCCTCGACCATGCTCGCCGGGGCCAAGCTGACCGCGCCGCTCCTCGCCGGCTTCCTGCTCTTCGCCCTCGTCGGCGCCTTCCTGCAGGGGATCCACCCGAAGAAGAACTGGCTGAAGTTCGACCTCAACCGGCTCAACCCGGTGACCGGGCTCGGCCGCTTCGTCTCCGTCGAGAAGCTGCTCACGGCGTTCAAGGCGATCCTCCGCACCGCCCTCTACGCGCTGATCGCGCTGGCGATCGTCATGCCGGAATGGCGGCACGTGGCCGGGATGGCCCTGCTCTCGCCGGCGGCGATCTTCAAGGGCGGCATGGCGATCGTCGGCCGCATCCTCTCCCGCGTCCTGCTGCTCGGCCTCGTCGTCGCCGCGGCCGACTTCGCCCTCGCCCGCCACCGCTGGCAGCGCGGGCTGATGATGACCAAGCAGGAAGTCAAGGACGAGATGAAGGAGAGCGAGAACCCGGAGATCAAGAGCCGGATCCGCGGCAAGCAGCGCGAGATCGCCCGCCGCCGGATGATGGCCGCGGTGCGCACGGCGAACGTCGTGGTGACCAACCCGACCCACGTCGCGGTGGCGCTGCAGTACGACCGGACGAAGATGGCCGCCCCGGTCGTCGTCGCCAAGGGGTTCGACCACATCGCGCAGCGGATCAAGGAAGAGGCGCGCAAGTACAACGTCCCGATCATCGAAGACCCGCCGCTCGCCCGCATGCTGGAGAAGCTCTGCCCGCTCGGCGCCGCCGTTCCCGAGGCGCTCTACCGCGCGGTCGCCGAGGTCCTGGCCTACGTGTTCCGCCGCGGGCGGGGACCGTACCGCCCGCATCCTGAAGTCGAGACCGGCGACGCCGCCGCCGCAGGGGACCGCCCGTGACCGCCGCCGCCCCGACCGCGAACGAAGCGAAGTTCTCGGCCTTCGCCAACCTCGCCATCCCGCTCGGCGTGGTGATGACGATCGCGCTGATCGTCGTGCCGATGCCGACGATCATCCTCGACCTGCTGATCACCGTGGACCTGACGCTGGCGCTGGTCGTCCTCCTCGCCGCGCTCTACATCCCCGGGCCGACGCAGTTCAACTCGTTCCCCTCGCTGCTGCTCCTCGTGACCCTCTTCCGCCTCGCGCTGAACATCGCCGCGACGCGCGCCGTCCTGACCCACGGCGAGGAGGGGACCGCGGCGGCGGGGTCGGTGATCCAGGCGTTCGGACAGTTCGTCGTCGGCGGCTCGTTCGTCGTCGGGATCGTGATCTTCATCATCCTGCTGGTCGTGCAGTTCGTCGTCATCACCCACGGTTCGACGCGCATCTCGGAAGTGATCGCCCGCTTCACCTTGGACGCGATGCCGGGCAAGCAGATGGCGATCGACGCCGACCTCAACGCCGGGCTGATCACCGAGCGCGAGGCGCTGGCCCGCCGCGCGCAGATCCAGCGCGAGGCCGAGTTCTTCGGGGCGATGGACGGCGCCGTCCGCTTCACCCAGCGGGACGCGATCGCCGCGATCATCATCGTGCTCGTCAACATCTGCGGCGGCCTGGCCATCGGCGTGCTGCAGAAGGGGATGAGCCCCGGCGACGCGCTCACGACCTACACCACGCTGACGATCGGCGACGGCCTGATCACCGCGCTCCCCGCGCTGCTCGTCGCGGTCGCGGGCGGCATCATCACCACCCGCGCGGCGCAGCAGCAGCCGCTGGGCGAGGCGGTCTTCGGGCAATTGCTGATCTCCGCCCGCCCGCTCAAGATCGCCGCCGGCACGCTCCTCGCGCTGGCCATCGTCCCCGGCATGCCGAAGATCGCCTTCATCGCGCTCGCCGCGGCGCTCTTCGGCGGGGCGCGCGTCGCCGCCGCCCGCGAGGCCGAGGCCGCCGAGGCCGCGACCGTCGCCGCGGACACCGCCGCCGCGCCGCCGGCGCAGTCGCTCGAGGACGAAGTGGAGCCGCTGCTCGGCGTCGATCCGCTCTGCGTCGAAGTCGGCTACGACCTGATCCCGGCCGTCGGCGCCGACCGCGCGGGCGGGATCCTCGACAAGATCAAGGGGCTGCGGCGCCAGATCGCCGGCGAGATGGGGTTCGTCCTCCCGCCGGTGCGCGTCCGCGACAACCTGCAGCTCTCCCCGAACCAGTACGTGGTGCTGCTGCGCGGCGTGAAGATCGCCGGCGGCAAGATGGCGCGCAACCGACTGCTCGCGCTCGACGCCGGCGCGGTGCGCCCTCTCGAAGGGGAGAAGACGCGCGACCCGGCGTTCGGCCTCCCCGCGGTCTGGATCGATCCGTCGCGCGCCGACGAGGCCCGCGCCTCCGGCTACACCGTGGTGGACCCGCCGTCGGTGCTCTCCACGCACCTGATGGAAGTGATCAACCGCAACGCCGCGGAGCTGCTCGGACGCGAGGACGTGGCGCGGCTGGTGGACCACCTGCAGAAGACGCATCCCAAGGCCGTGTCGGAGCTGATCCCGGAACGGCTGACGATCGGCGAGCTGCAGCGCGTGCTGCAGGGGCTGCTCCGCGAGGGCGTGCCGATCCGCGACCTGCCGCTGATCGTCGAGACGCTGGCCGACGCCGCGACGACGACCCGCGACACGCAGCTGCTCGTCGAGGCCGCGCGCCGCGGTCTCGCCCGGACGATCTGCACGGCGCTCGAGGACGAACGCGGCCAGCTCAACGCGATCGCGCTCGGCGCCGACCTCGAGGCGGAACTGACCCGCGCGTTCGTGCCCGACGGGCCGGACGGCGGCGCGGAAGGAATTTCCCCGAACCGGGCGCGCGAGATCGTCTCGCGGCTCGGCACGGCGGTGGGCGGCGTCGGCGGGACCGGATCGATCGTCGTCAATCCGCGGCTGCGGCCGTACCTGGCGACGTTGCTCCGCAACCAGCTGCCCCACACGCCGGTGCTTTCAACGCTCGAAATT
Proteins encoded in this window:
- a CDS encoding EscU/YscU/HrcU family type III secretion system export apparatus switch protein, whose protein sequence is MAGKDNRTEKPTQKRIRKAYEDGNIVRSQEVGQALSLAAFMLWSGFAGGAFLYGLMNVVRRGIAAAAKPDDPSALVTAFSSTMLAGAKLTAPLLAGFLLFALVGAFLQGIHPKKNWLKFDLNRLNPVTGLGRFVSVEKLLTAFKAILRTALYALIALAIVMPEWRHVAGMALLSPAAIFKGGMAIVGRILSRVLLLGLVVAAADFALARHRWQRGLMMTKQEVKDEMKESENPEIKSRIRGKQREIARRRMMAAVRTANVVVTNPTHVAVALQYDRTKMAAPVVVAKGFDHIAQRIKEEARKYNVPIIEDPPLARMLEKLCPLGAAVPEALYRAVAEVLAYVFRRGRGPYRPHPEVETGDAAAAGDRP
- the flhA gene encoding flagellar biosynthesis protein FlhA; the encoded protein is MTAAAPTANEAKFSAFANLAIPLGVVMTIALIVVPMPTIILDLLITVDLTLALVVLLAALYIPGPTQFNSFPSLLLLVTLFRLALNIAATRAVLTHGEEGTAAAGSVIQAFGQFVVGGSFVVGIVIFIILLVVQFVVITHGSTRISEVIARFTLDAMPGKQMAIDADLNAGLITEREALARRAQIQREAEFFGAMDGAVRFTQRDAIAAIIIVLVNICGGLAIGVLQKGMSPGDALTTYTTLTIGDGLITALPALLVAVAGGIITTRAAQQQPLGEAVFGQLLISARPLKIAAGTLLALAIVPGMPKIAFIALAAALFGGARVAAAREAEAAEAATVAADTAAAPPAQSLEDEVEPLLGVDPLCVEVGYDLIPAVGADRAGGILDKIKGLRRQIAGEMGFVLPPVRVRDNLQLSPNQYVVLLRGVKIAGGKMARNRLLALDAGAVRPLEGEKTRDPAFGLPAVWIDPSRADEARASGYTVVDPPSVLSTHLMEVINRNAAELLGREDVARLVDHLQKTHPKAVSELIPERLTIGELQRVLQGLLREGVPIRDLPLIVETLADAATTTRDTQLLVEAARRGLARTICTALEDERGQLNAIALGADLEAELTRAFVPDGPDGGAEGISPNRAREIVSRLGTAVGGVGGTGSIVVNPRLRPYLATLLRNQLPHTPVLSTLEIPPDVTLRAVATVS